The DNA sequence CCGCAGGTCAGCCCAGTTGGGCGAGAACACAGGCACTGGACACAGGCATAGGACGGTTGAGCAGCATGTCGGATTCTGCCGCGCGTGATCGGGACGTCGCCGAGACGGAGTCGGCGTTCGCGCATCCGGAGGTCGCGCCCGACCGGTCCGCCGCCTACGGGGACCACCCCGACCAGGTCGTCGACTTCTACGCCCCGCGCGACGGCCGCACCGGCGCCCCGCTCGTCGTCCTCCTGCACGGCGGCGCCTGGCGGGCCCCGTACGACCGGGCCCATGTCTCCCCGCTCGCGGACTTCCTGGCCCGCCGGGGCTTCGCCGTGGCGAGCGTGGAGTACCGGCGCGGCGGGGACGACATCCCGCGGCAGCGCGGCGGGGAGAGCGCCCGGCCGGGTGGCGGCGACCCCGTGGCGGGGCGCTGGCCGGAGACCTTCGACGACGTGGCGGCGGCGATGGACGCGATGCCCGTGCTGGCCGCCCGCGAGCTGCCGGGGGCCGATGTGCGGCGGATCGTGGTCACGGGGCACTCGGCGGGCGGGCACCTCGCCCTGTGGGCGGCGGCGCGGCACGTCCTGCCCGAGGGCTCGCCGTGGCGGCTGCCCGCCCCGCCGCCGCTGCGCGGGGTCGTCGCCCTGGCCCCCATCGCGGACTTCACGGCGGCGGCCGAGCTGGGGGTGTGCGGCGGTGCGGTCGCTCAACTCCTGGGCGAGGAAGCCGATGCCGAGGCCCGGGCGGCGCAGGCCGACCCCGTGCTGCTGCTGCCGACCGGCATCGCCACCGCGATCGTGCACGGCGTCGAGGACGTCGTTGTCCCGCGTGCCGTCTCCGAGGCGTACGTCGACGCGGCGGCCCGGTCCGGCGAGATGGTGGGGATGACACTGCTCGGCGGCGTCGGCCACTTCCCGCTGATCGATCCGGCCGCCGACGCCTGCGCCGTCGTGGCCGAGGAGATCACCCAGCTCGCCTGGTGAGCCGGTGCCGGCGCCGGTGACGTTGCGGGTGCCGGTTGTCGGATGGCCGGGGGCCGGGGGCCGGGTGGCCGGATGGCCGGATGGCCGAGTTGCGGACGGAACGTGTCCGCAAGGGTCTCTACGTTGGTCCTGTTGCCGCTCACACGGAGCCGGAACCGACGAAGGAGACCTCATGACGATCCTGGTGACCGGAGCCACGGGAACGGTCGGCCGCCGCGTGGTCGAGCAGCTGCTGGAGCGCGGCGAGCACGTCCGGGCCCTGACCCGCGACCCGGCGCGGGCGGATTTCCCGGACGGGGTCGACGTCATGCGCGGCGACCTCACGGACCCGGCGTCGCTGCGCCCCGCGCTGGACGGGGCGAGCGGGCTGCACCTCATCACCTTCGGCGGTGAGTTCTTCGCCCCGCTGGAGACCGGGGAGGAGATCCTCGACCTGGCCCGGAAGGCCGGTGTGCGCCGCGTGACCGTGCTCCACGGCGGCGGGGAGAGCCCGATGGAGGCGGCGGTGCGCGCGAGCGGACTCGCCTGGACCGTCGTGATGCCGGTGGAGTTCATGGCGAACGCCCTGGAGTGGGCGCCCGGCATCAGGAGCGAGGGCGTGGTGCGCGAGCCCTTCGTCGACCGGCTGAGCGCGATGGTCCACGAGGCGGACATCGGCGCGGTGGCGGCCGCCGCACTCACCGAAGACGGTCACGGCGGCCAGGAGTACCTGATCACCGGACCGCAGGCGCTGACCGTCGGCGACAAGGTGGCGGCCGTCGCCGCGGCGCGCGGCGCGGACGTCGAGCTGGTCGAGCTGACCGAGGAGCAGGCGCTGGAGACCTGGCGGGGCCAGGGCATGCCGGAGGACGTGATCGCCTTCCTGATCGACGTCTACCGGGACACCCCGCCGGAGGGCCGGACCGTGACCGACACGGTGGAGAAGGTCACCGGGCGGCTGGCGCGAACCTTCGCCCAGTGGGCCGGGGAGCACGCGGACCATTTCCGCGCGCAGGCCTGAAAGGGCCGCTGAGCAGGGGGTTCTCCGGTCCCTGGCGCGGTACGGCGGAGGCGGGTAGTCCTTGAGACGGACGCCCCGGAATCCGTAGCGATGGTGACGACCCGCCGTGCGCCGCCGCCTACCGTGGAAGCGTGACCGAGACCCAGACAAAGACCAGCAGCCCGGAGTTCCGGGCAGCCGCAGGGGCGATAGACGGCCTGCGGGAGGACCTCCTGCGCCAGGTGTTCGCCTACCGGCCCCTGCCGCCGCTGAACCCCGACGGACGGCTGATCCGGCGGCTGCCGGAGGGCATGCGCAGGCTCGTGGTCTGGATCCCGCACGCCCTGGTGCTGTTCGCCGCCTTCCTGGTGATGATGGCCGGGTTCGCGGAGTGGGACTACCGCTTCCTGATGGGCGTGGTGCCCGCGATCCCGGTCGCGATGACCCTGATCCGCCCGGTCGCCGCGTTCTGGGGATCGATGCTGGCGACCGTCTTCTGCGGGGTTCTGGGCGGCGATCTGTGGAATCCGAGCTCCTTCATGGCCCAGGTGGTGGTCATGGTGGTCGTGGCCGCCCGGACCCGGCCCCGTACGGCCGCGTGGATGTGGCTCCTGACCCTGCTGTTCGGGGTGCTGGTGGAGGCCGGGGACCCGTCGGTCACCGCGCCCCTGGCGACCCTCTCCGCCTTCGCGCTGCTCGTCGTCGCCGTGGTCCAGATCCGGCGCGACGCCGAGCGCGAGGTCACCGTGCAGCGCACCGTCACCGCCGTCGAGCGCGACCGGCGCACCCTGCTGGAGGAGCGCACCACCATCGCCCGGGAGCTGCACGACGTGGTGGCCCACCACATGTCGGTCGTCGCGATCCAGGCCGAGGCCGCCCCCTACCGGGTCGAGAACCCGCCGCCGGAGCTGGAGCAGGCCTTCGTCACCATCCGGGAGAACGCGGTGGCCGCCCTCACCGAGCTGCGCCGTGTCCTCGGCGTCGTACGGGCGGAGGACTACGAGGCCCCCGACGCCCCGCAGCCCACCCTCGCCGCGCTCGACGGGCTCCTGGACAACGTCCGCGAGACGGGCCTGGAGACGGAGAAGGTGATCACCGGGGCCGTCCGCGACCTGCCGCAGGGCGTCGAGCTGTCGGCGTACCGGATCGTCCAGGAGGCCCTGAGCAACAGCCTGCGGCACGCGCCGGGCGCCTCCGCCCGGGTCGAGCTCGGCTATGTCCTGGGCGGGCTCGGGCTGCGTGTGGTCAACGGGCCCCCGCGCGGTCTGGTCAAGCCCTCGCCGGGGGCCGGGCACGGGATCACCGGGATGCGGGAGCGGGTCGCGATGCTGAACGGCGAGATGACGGCCGGGGCCACGGAGGACGGCGGATACGAGATCGCCGTGTTCCTCCCCGTACCGCTGTCGGACGGGCCGGAGCCGCGGGAGACGGCCGGCGGCACGGCGGAGACGACGGGCGACGCGGACACGGTCGTCGTCGAACGGGGCGGCGGCGCATGAGCGGCACCGACATCCGCGTCCTGATCGTCGACGACCAGATGATGGTCCGCGAGGGCTTCTCGGTCCTGCTCAACGCGATGCCGGGGATCACCGTCGTCGGCGAGGCGGTCGACGGACGTCAGGCCCTCGCCCAGGTCACCGCGCTGCGCCCGGACGTGGTGCTGATGGACATCCGCATGCCGGAGATGAACGGCATCGAGGCGACCCGCGAGATCGTCGCGCGGGACGCCGACGCGAAGGTGCTGGTGCTGACGACCTTCGACCTCGACGAGTACGTCTACCAGGCGCTGCGGGCCGGGGCCTCGGGCTTCCTCCTCAAGGACGCCTCCGCCCGGCAGCTCGCCGACGGGGTACGGGTGGTGGCCTCGGGCGAGGCGCTGCTCGCCCCGACGGTGACCCGGCGGCTGATCACCGAGTTCTCCAAGCTCGCGGAGACGCCGCGTCCGCCCGCCCTGGCCCGGATCGGCGATCTCACCGAACGCGAGACGGAGGTGCTCGTCCTGATCGCGCAGGGGCTCTCCAACGCGGAGATCGCCTCGCACCTGATCGTCGCCGAGTCCACGATCAAGACGCACGTCAGCCGCATCCTGGTGAAGCTGGGGCTGCGCGACCGGACCCAGGCGGCGGTGTTCGCGTACGAGGCGCGGCTGGTCACGCCGGGGTAGCAGGACGTGCGAGGCGGGCGTTCAGGTGGGTGACATGCACGTGTCCTTCGACCGTTCCTGACCAGAGCACATCAGTGGGTCTTGGGTCCACTGATGTGCTCTGGGCGCATCCCGAACGGTTTTGGGTGCGCTGGGTTGCCGCTTTCGCGTCCCGTTCGGCGGCACGTCTCTGTGGGCGTGGTCCGTTGCGGGTGGGCGGGTTCCCTCGCGCTCTTGTGCACCTGGTGCGGCCTGGGCGGTCCGATGCCCCACATGATCACTCCGGTCGTGTGGGGGCGGTGCCGTCCGACGCCGGATCGGGTGTCCGAGGGCGCGTCTCCCGATGGCGATACCGGCGGCATCGTGACGGGACATCTTTCGTCGGGGTGTGGTCAGCGGTTTCTGCCAGTGCTGGCCGCCCCACTTGGAGGTGTAGGCGGGATCGACAGCGATGATCGCCATACCCTGTTCCGCGGCCATCGATACCAGCCGTGCCTTGAGTCTGCTGGTGGGGATGCCGGAGACCAACTGCCGGAACCTTTTGCGGCGGCCGTGCTTCTCCCGGGTCTTCTCCGCGCTGAAGTCGAGGTCCTCGATACCGATCCCGGTGACGCCGGTCTGTTTGGCCCAGTGCAGGAGCGGGGTCAGGGCGTGGCGTATCTGCGCATCACGGTGGTGGCTGGTGCCGGAGAGGTCGTAGGCGAAGTGGTGTGGTTCGCCGACGGGGTTGCCGTGCTGGTCGAGGTGGTAGGCGGCGAAGTGGTCGGCGTTGGTGTCGACACCGATCACACTCCCGGCCCGGGCAGTCTCCCACGGGATGTTCTGCACGAGAGGGCGTTGCCAGGACGCGGTCAGATACCAGCGGCCCCGGGCGGTGTCTAGGTGGACCCGGTAGGCGACAGCCCGGTTCGCCTGGATGCGGTCGGCCCATTCCACACCCCGGTGTGCGAAAGCCACTGTCGGTGCGAGGGTGTAGCGCCGGTGCTTGGTGTTGGCCAGGTGGGCCAAGGCGGCGGGCAGTATGATGCTGACTTGGCCGTCGGGGGTGACGCGGATGGTCTCGTTCCCGAATCGCTTTCCCGACTCACCGTTCGCAGTCAGGGACCAGCGTTCCGCCTCCCACCGCTCCCGCCATCGTTCCTCGGTGAGCCCGGCGTCCGCGAGGTGGTGGCGGGTGTTGAGGAGGCGTTTGCCGCCGCGCACGACCCGCACCCGACCCGTACGCCAGTCCGCCACAGTGGCAGCATGCTGTGTCTCCAGGTCCGCGAGCCGGCGGGACTTGCGGAACCACTCGCCCTTGGAGCGGTATCCGCCCGCCGCACGCTTGGTGCCCTTCGCCCCGATCGGGAGTGACAACCGGTACTTCAGCGTCCGGATCCCGTCCTCCATCGACCGGATGTGCGCGGCCTGACAGCGACGGGCGAGCGCCCACTGATCGTTACTGGTCTGGGTGATCACCCCGGCGATCCGCGACGACGTCACCTTCGTCAGCTCCCGCTTACGCGACGCCCAGGTACCAGCACCATGTTCCAGGCCGTCCGCGCAGCGAATCTTCAGGTCACGCGAAGCGAGCGCGCCTTGGTGCTCACCGACCGCCCGCAGCACCCGCTCATCCTCGGCAGTGAGGAGCTTCAGGCGGTCCCGCACCGCCACCCCCGAAGGACTCGATACCACAAACGGCGCCGCCAACGCGCGCACACCCACCATCACACCTCCGCCCCAACGCCGGACAACCCGTCACCCAACCCAACGAGCAACCCTCGTCGAGGTCACCCATTCGGCTTCAGAACTCCTGTTCCTAGCTGTGCGCCCGGGCGCTACAACAGACTCATGCACACCAAACCGGCAGCAGCCTTCGATCCCTGGTCGCCCGCGTTCGTCGCCGATCCCTACCCCGCCTACACCGCGCTGCGCGCCGCCGGCCGGGCGCACTGGTTCGAGCCGACGGGGCAGTGGCTGATCCCGCACCACTCCGACGTATCGGCCCTGCTGCGCGACCGGCGTCTCGGCCGGACGTATCTGCACCGCTTCAGCCACGAGGAGTTCGGCCGGACCCCGCCGCCCGCCGCGCACGAGCCGTTCACCACGCTCAACGGGCAGGGAATCCTCGACCTGGAGGCCCCGGACCATCCCCGGATCCGGCGGCTGATCTCCAAGGCGTTCACCCCGCGTACGGTCGAGAACCTCGCCCCGACCGTACGGCGGCTGGCGGCCGGGCTGGTCGACGCCTTCGTGGCGAAGGGCGGCGGGGACCTTCTCGCGGAGGTCGCGGAGCCGCTGCCGGTCGCCGTGATCGCGGAGATGCTGGGGGTCCCGGAGGCGGACCGGGGCCTGCTGCGGCCCTGGTCGGCGGCGATCTGCGGGATGTTCGAGCTCAACCCGTCGGAGGAGACGGCCGAGGCCGCAGTCCGGGCCTCCGTCGACTTCTCCGCGTATCTGCGCGGGCTCATCGCCGAGCGGCGCGCCGACCCCGGCGAGGACCTGATCTCGGCCCTCATCGCCGCCCACGACGAGGGCGAGCGGCTGACCGAGCAGGAGATGATCTCGACCTGTGTGCTGCTGCTGAACGCGGGCCACGAGGCGACGGTGAACACCACGGTCAACGGCTGGCGCACGCTCTTCCACCACCCGGAACAGCTGGCCGCCCTGCGCGCCGACCCCGCGCTGCTGCCGCGCGCGATCGAAGAACTCCTGCGCTACGACACCCCGTTGCAGATGTTCGAGCGCTGGGTGCTGGACGACATCGAGATCGACGGTCAGGTGA is a window from the Streptomyces sp. MMBL 11-1 genome containing:
- a CDS encoding transposase, with product MVGVRALAAPFVVSSPSGVAVRDRLKLLTAEDERVLRAVGEHQGALASRDLKIRCADGLEHGAGTWASRKRELTKVTSSRIAGVITQTSNDQWALARRCQAAHIRSMEDGIRTLKYRLSLPIGAKGTKRAAGGYRSKGEWFRKSRRLADLETQHAATVADWRTGRVRVVRGGKRLLNTRHHLADAGLTEERWRERWEAERWSLTANGESGKRFGNETIRVTPDGQVSIILPAALAHLANTKHRRYTLAPTVAFAHRGVEWADRIQANRAVAYRVHLDTARGRWYLTASWQRPLVQNIPWETARAGSVIGVDTNADHFAAYHLDQHGNPVGEPHHFAYDLSGTSHHRDAQIRHALTPLLHWAKQTGVTGIGIEDLDFSAEKTREKHGRRKRFRQLVSGIPTSRLKARLVSMAAEQGMAIIAVDPAYTSKWGGQHWQKPLTTPRRKMSRHDAAGIAIGRRALGHPIRRRTAPPPHDRSDHVGHRTAQAAPGAQEREGTRPPATDHAHRDVPPNGTRKRQPSAPKTVRDAPRAHQWTQDPLMCSGQERSKDTCMSPT
- a CDS encoding sensor histidine kinase, which codes for MTETQTKTSSPEFRAAAGAIDGLREDLLRQVFAYRPLPPLNPDGRLIRRLPEGMRRLVVWIPHALVLFAAFLVMMAGFAEWDYRFLMGVVPAIPVAMTLIRPVAAFWGSMLATVFCGVLGGDLWNPSSFMAQVVVMVVVAARTRPRTAAWMWLLTLLFGVLVEAGDPSVTAPLATLSAFALLVVAVVQIRRDAEREVTVQRTVTAVERDRRTLLEERTTIARELHDVVAHHMSVVAIQAEAAPYRVENPPPELEQAFVTIRENAVAALTELRRVLGVVRAEDYEAPDAPQPTLAALDGLLDNVRETGLETEKVITGAVRDLPQGVELSAYRIVQEALSNSLRHAPGASARVELGYVLGGLGLRVVNGPPRGLVKPSPGAGHGITGMRERVAMLNGEMTAGATEDGGYEIAVFLPVPLSDGPEPRETAGGTAETTGDADTVVVERGGGA
- a CDS encoding response regulator, with the protein product MSGTDIRVLIVDDQMMVREGFSVLLNAMPGITVVGEAVDGRQALAQVTALRPDVVLMDIRMPEMNGIEATREIVARDADAKVLVLTTFDLDEYVYQALRAGASGFLLKDASARQLADGVRVVASGEALLAPTVTRRLITEFSKLAETPRPPALARIGDLTERETEVLVLIAQGLSNAEIASHLIVAESTIKTHVSRILVKLGLRDRTQAAVFAYEARLVTPG
- a CDS encoding cytochrome P450 translates to MHTKPAAAFDPWSPAFVADPYPAYTALRAAGRAHWFEPTGQWLIPHHSDVSALLRDRRLGRTYLHRFSHEEFGRTPPPAAHEPFTTLNGQGILDLEAPDHPRIRRLISKAFTPRTVENLAPTVRRLAAGLVDAFVAKGGGDLLAEVAEPLPVAVIAEMLGVPEADRGLLRPWSAAICGMFELNPSEETAEAAVRASVDFSAYLRGLIAERRADPGEDLISALIAAHDEGERLTEQEMISTCVLLLNAGHEATVNTTVNGWRTLFHHPEQLAALRADPALLPRAIEELLRYDTPLQMFERWVLDDIEIDGQVIRRGAEVALLFGSANRDPERFARPDTLDLTREDNPHITFGAGIHFCLGAPLARLELAASFGELLSKAPALRMTAEPAWQPGYVIRGLKELRAEV
- a CDS encoding alpha/beta hydrolase yields the protein MSDSAARDRDVAETESAFAHPEVAPDRSAAYGDHPDQVVDFYAPRDGRTGAPLVVLLHGGAWRAPYDRAHVSPLADFLARRGFAVASVEYRRGGDDIPRQRGGESARPGGGDPVAGRWPETFDDVAAAMDAMPVLAARELPGADVRRIVVTGHSAGGHLALWAAARHVLPEGSPWRLPAPPPLRGVVALAPIADFTAAAELGVCGGAVAQLLGEEADAEARAAQADPVLLLPTGIATAIVHGVEDVVVPRAVSEAYVDAAARSGEMVGMTLLGGVGHFPLIDPAADACAVVAEEITQLAW